One window of Halosolutus amylolyticus genomic DNA carries:
- a CDS encoding GNAT family N-acetyltransferase codes for MARDESVSRSTSPEPESTRGSATETDRTAERDRGPDRSIDQPTASTRDDLDVRPYTTADRDDVLALYESSGRRAVEAWFRWKYEENPYADGVPMVVADRNGEIVGAAPCFSLSFSVDERRLRVGQPADVEIRPDERDQGLESQLLGRLETHCRTHDLDLCTTVTSGRDVATRRERGWEPVGTVPTYYRLQRPTAMLGGGERSAQLSRVARPLALVYHRACERLAERPADVTVHRFADVPVRQFVTLADQASPGALHATRDERFYEWRFRNPLWSIDAYLATRRGDPIAGVITGTKTERDGTELTCLFEVAPLASTRRRADGLRAILDRVVADRRDVDLLAASGTAMPGPVLGQCGFVADDSGPLSRVTSPTMQLTVPLATDGDGHEWTVAGRAIVDPSNWSLAYADRAW; via the coding sequence ATGGCCAGGGACGAGTCAGTGAGCCGATCGACCAGCCCGGAACCGGAATCCACCCGCGGATCGGCCACCGAGACCGATCGCACGGCGGAACGCGATCGTGGGCCGGACCGATCGATCGACCAGCCGACTGCATCGACGAGAGACGACCTCGACGTCAGACCGTACACGACCGCCGATCGGGACGACGTCCTCGCGCTGTACGAATCGAGCGGACGACGGGCGGTCGAGGCGTGGTTCCGGTGGAAGTACGAGGAGAACCCGTACGCCGACGGCGTCCCGATGGTCGTCGCGGACCGCAACGGCGAGATCGTCGGCGCTGCACCGTGTTTTTCGCTCTCGTTCTCGGTCGACGAGCGACGACTCCGCGTGGGCCAGCCCGCAGACGTCGAGATTCGGCCCGACGAGCGCGACCAGGGGCTCGAGTCGCAGCTTCTCGGACGGCTCGAAACTCACTGCCGGACCCATGACCTCGATCTCTGTACGACCGTCACAAGCGGCAGGGACGTCGCGACGCGACGAGAACGCGGCTGGGAACCGGTCGGAACGGTCCCGACGTACTACCGGCTACAACGACCGACCGCGATGCTCGGCGGCGGGGAGCGATCGGCGCAGCTCTCGCGCGTTGCCCGTCCGCTGGCGCTAGTGTATCACCGCGCATGCGAGCGACTTGCCGAGCGGCCGGCGGACGTGACTGTCCATCGGTTCGCCGACGTTCCCGTTCGTCAGTTCGTGACGCTCGCGGACCAGGCGTCGCCGGGGGCGCTGCACGCGACCCGGGATGAGCGGTTCTACGAGTGGCGGTTCCGGAACCCGCTCTGGTCGATCGACGCGTACCTCGCGACCCGCCGGGGCGACCCGATCGCGGGCGTCATCACGGGAACGAAGACCGAACGCGACGGGACGGAGCTGACCTGCCTCTTCGAGGTCGCACCCCTCGCATCCACGCGACGCCGGGCCGACGGGCTCCGGGCGATCCTCGATCGCGTCGTCGCGGATCGCCGAGACGTCGACCTCCTCGCCGCGAGCGGTACCGCGATGCCCGGCCCGGTGCTCGGCCAGTGCGGGTTCGTCGCCGACGACTCGGGCCCGCTCTCGCGGGTCACCTCGCCGACGATGCAACTGACTGTGCCGCTCGCCACCGACGGCGACGGTCACGAGTGGACCGTCGCGGGGAGAGCGATCGTCGACCCGTCGAACTGGTCGCTCGCGTACGCCGACCGGGCGTGGTAA
- a CDS encoding ATP-binding protein: protein MDTFVDRERELDDLESRYDADRAEFVVLYGRRRLGKSELVRRSIADRDDAVYYQAIESTAQNQLEGFVDAASDAFPALRDVRRDWEALLGALGDRDAIVVIDEFPFLLEEDGSLPSRVQRVWDTRLQETETTLVLVGSSISVMEDEVLAGGSPLYGRRTATIDLQPLSMGDAAQFYPNYDDETAIIAWAIYGGTPYYLQTIDPDRSIAENVRASILSERGLLYSEPEFLLRTELRQPNTYFSVLRALAHGRRTPNEIAGMAGIESGSLSTYLQKLRRLRLVERHIPVTESPTSSKRGRYRLAAPLFRFWFRFVYGNQDRLRLLEDDAFDDIVASELADYVSPLFERLCQRVLPDLVDRRFHDVGQWWFREHELDVLGLTESGLVAGECKFTSSPVSEGVLADLERTVDQVRWSDEPADATTQYVLFSRSGYTNDLRRTAGRRDDVRLFDLSDVVDASVGK from the coding sequence ATGGATACGTTCGTCGATCGAGAGCGCGAACTCGACGACCTTGAGTCGCGATACGATGCCGATCGCGCCGAGTTCGTCGTCCTCTACGGGCGTCGGCGACTCGGAAAGAGCGAACTCGTTCGCCGGTCGATCGCCGACCGGGACGACGCGGTCTACTACCAGGCGATCGAGTCGACCGCGCAGAATCAGCTCGAGGGGTTCGTCGACGCGGCGTCGGACGCGTTCCCCGCGCTGAGAGACGTCCGGCGCGACTGGGAGGCCCTGCTGGGCGCGCTCGGCGACCGGGACGCGATCGTGGTGATCGACGAGTTCCCGTTTCTGCTCGAGGAAGACGGCTCACTCCCGTCACGGGTACAACGCGTCTGGGACACGCGCCTCCAGGAGACGGAGACGACCCTCGTCCTGGTCGGGTCGTCGATCAGCGTGATGGAAGACGAGGTCCTCGCGGGCGGGAGCCCGCTGTACGGTCGACGGACGGCGACGATCGACCTCCAGCCGCTCTCGATGGGTGACGCGGCGCAGTTCTATCCGAACTACGACGACGAGACCGCGATCATCGCGTGGGCGATCTACGGCGGGACGCCGTACTACCTCCAGACGATCGATCCGGATCGATCGATCGCGGAGAACGTTCGGGCGTCGATCCTCTCGGAGCGGGGTCTCCTGTACTCCGAGCCCGAGTTCCTCCTGCGAACGGAACTGCGACAGCCGAACACCTACTTTAGCGTCCTCCGGGCGCTGGCACACGGTCGGCGCACGCCGAACGAGATCGCCGGCATGGCAGGCATCGAGTCGGGGTCGCTCAGCACGTACCTCCAGAAACTTCGCCGCCTCAGACTCGTCGAGCGCCACATTCCGGTGACGGAATCGCCGACGTCGTCGAAACGCGGCCGCTATCGACTCGCCGCACCGCTGTTCCGGTTCTGGTTCCGGTTCGTGTACGGGAACCAGGACCGACTGCGGCTACTCGAGGACGACGCCTTCGACGATATCGTCGCATCCGAACTGGCCGATTACGTCAGTCCGCTGTTCGAACGGCTCTGTCAGCGCGTACTGCCGGACCTCGTGGATCGACGCTTCCACGACGTCGGCCAGTGGTGGTTCAGAGAGCACGAACTGGACGTGCTCGGGCTGACCGAGAGCGGACTCGTCGCTGGCGAGTGCAAGTTCACCTCGTCACCCGTGAGCGAGGGCGTCCTCGCCGATCTCGAACGAACCGTAGACCAGGTACGCTGGTCCGACGAACCCGCGGACGCGACGACGCAGTACGTCCTGTTCAGCCGAAGCGGGTACACGAACGACCTCCGGCGGACCGCCGGCCGTCGCGACGACGTCCGCCTCTTCGACCTCTCGGACGTCGTCGACGCGTCGGTCGGGAAATAG
- a CDS encoding alkaline phosphatase family protein, producing MSGSSQTAERAFVLGLDGVPWRLIEQWSESGELPNFARLREEGASGSLESTRPPTTPLAWPSIATGVWPDKHGIYGFQNLSAEYSHEMYTGYDVRQPTLWEQVGPAHVGNVPMTYPAREIDGTMVTGMMTPSTDREFTHPPELRDAIDDRIPDYEISLDYPDYAGRLDEFRDAVAEMLAKRRELLRLQMEEAGDDWRLFFFVFTAPDRFQHLVWDEDLLLEHYELLDDLLGEVMAYTDDHDADLYVVSDHGFGPIHELVYVNHFLERNGYLFREEDDGTRGALASLGISRDRITDALDRVGISEEVIVSTLPRRLVDSVAEQIPGDHALYDVDYDRTRAFVHDAGNVYVNDTDRFEDGVVDPGDIPTLKAELTDLFESVTDEDGRSVLEVFDGDELFPTDEDSPDLIVNGIDGYEARNSITDEPFGDTGSTAASHRMDGIVLCRGPSIDPGATLRGARVVDVAPTLLHGIGEPVPSNADGRVLFDAFDPDATPSTTKVDRIDVTRREQADSVDDDFTDVEDRLKGLGYME from the coding sequence ATGAGCGGATCCTCACAGACGGCCGAGCGAGCGTTCGTACTCGGTCTCGACGGCGTACCGTGGCGACTCATCGAACAGTGGAGCGAGAGCGGTGAGCTCCCCAACTTCGCCCGACTGCGCGAGGAGGGTGCTTCCGGATCGCTTGAGAGCACCCGCCCGCCGACGACCCCGCTCGCGTGGCCGTCGATCGCGACGGGCGTATGGCCCGACAAACACGGCATCTACGGGTTCCAGAACCTCTCGGCGGAGTACTCCCACGAGATGTACACGGGTTACGACGTCCGACAACCGACGCTCTGGGAGCAGGTCGGCCCGGCCCACGTCGGGAACGTCCCGATGACCTACCCCGCACGCGAAATCGACGGCACCATGGTGACGGGGATGATGACGCCGTCGACGGATCGGGAGTTCACCCATCCCCCCGAACTCCGCGACGCGATCGACGATCGGATCCCGGACTACGAGATCAGCCTGGACTACCCCGATTACGCCGGTCGCCTCGACGAGTTCCGGGATGCCGTCGCGGAGATGCTCGCGAAGCGCCGGGAACTCCTCCGGCTGCAGATGGAGGAGGCGGGCGACGACTGGCGACTGTTCTTCTTCGTCTTCACGGCACCCGATCGCTTCCAGCACCTCGTCTGGGACGAGGACCTGTTGCTCGAGCATTACGAACTGCTCGACGACCTGCTGGGCGAAGTCATGGCCTACACGGACGACCACGACGCCGACCTCTACGTGGTCTCCGATCACGGCTTCGGTCCGATCCACGAACTGGTCTACGTCAATCACTTCCTCGAGCGGAACGGCTACCTGTTCCGTGAGGAAGACGACGGGACGCGGGGTGCGCTCGCGAGTCTCGGGATCTCCCGGGATCGGATCACGGACGCGCTCGATCGAGTGGGCATCTCCGAGGAGGTGATCGTCTCGACGCTCCCGCGGCGACTCGTCGACTCGGTCGCCGAACAGATCCCGGGCGATCACGCGCTCTACGACGTCGATTACGATCGAACCAGGGCGTTCGTCCACGACGCCGGCAACGTCTACGTCAACGACACCGACCGCTTCGAGGACGGCGTCGTCGATCCGGGCGACATCCCGACCCTCAAGGCGGAACTCACCGACCTCTTCGAGTCGGTCACCGACGAGGACGGCAGGTCCGTCCTCGAGGTCTTCGACGGCGACGAACTGTTCCCCACCGACGAGGACTCCCCCGATCTCATCGTCAACGGCATCGACGGCTACGAGGCGCGCAACTCGATCACGGACGAACCGTTCGGCGACACGGGATCGACCGCAGCGAGCCACCGTATGGACGGGATCGTTCTCTGCCGCGGCCCGTCGATCGACCCGGGGGCGACGTTGCGCGGCGCACGCGTCGTCGACGTCGCACCGACGCTCCTGCACGGGATCGGCGAACCGGTCCCGAGCAACGCCGACGGGCGGGTGCTGTTCGACGCGTTCGACCCGGACGCGACGCCGTCGACGACGAAAGTCGACCGAATCGACGTAACGCGTCGCGAACAGGCCGATTCGGTCGACGACGATTTCACCGACGTCGAGGATCGGCTGAAGGGACTCGGCTACATGGAGTGA
- a CDS encoding polysaccharide deacetylase family protein has protein sequence MGSVVLSLDAELGWGFHDFTSPPPRRVEAGRRGWATMLSLLDEFEIPATWGVVGHLMLSSCDGRHADHPAPDGWFERERTDWRDREDLRFGPDLVTDLLEADVDHEFASHSFSHVLFGHPKTDRELAVAELERSREIAAEWDRTIDSFIYPRNDVGHRDVLAEQGLTAYRGRTPNRHGARAVFDSTVRDRSFLVEPLVDEYGLVNVPASLFLFGFEGAARTVAESIWTDPMVMVARRGIDEAVRSDGIFHMWLHPNNLTHERDDRRMRTILSYLDRKRAETDLTIETIGDVARRVDVPRGVDGTVSPVNSQPMSGY, from the coding sequence GTGGGTAGCGTCGTGCTCTCGCTCGATGCCGAACTCGGGTGGGGGTTTCACGACTTCACGTCGCCGCCGCCGCGACGGGTCGAGGCGGGCCGTCGCGGCTGGGCGACCATGCTTTCGTTGCTGGACGAGTTCGAGATTCCCGCGACCTGGGGCGTGGTTGGCCACCTGATGCTCTCGTCCTGTGACGGTCGCCACGCCGATCACCCTGCGCCCGACGGCTGGTTCGAGCGCGAGCGGACGGACTGGCGCGATCGGGAGGACCTCCGGTTCGGCCCCGACCTCGTGACGGATCTGCTCGAGGCCGACGTCGACCACGAGTTCGCCAGTCACTCCTTCTCACACGTCCTGTTCGGGCACCCGAAGACGGACCGCGAACTCGCGGTCGCCGAACTCGAGCGGAGCCGCGAGATCGCGGCCGAGTGGGATCGGACGATCGACTCGTTCATCTACCCGCGCAACGACGTCGGCCACCGCGACGTCCTGGCCGAACAGGGGCTGACCGCGTACCGCGGCCGAACGCCGAACCGCCACGGGGCCCGCGCCGTCTTCGACTCGACGGTCCGCGACCGATCGTTCCTCGTCGAACCGCTCGTCGACGAGTACGGGCTGGTGAACGTCCCGGCATCGCTGTTCCTCTTCGGGTTCGAGGGGGCCGCACGGACCGTTGCCGAGTCGATCTGGACGGATCCGATGGTGATGGTCGCGCGGCGGGGGATCGACGAAGCGGTGCGATCGGACGGCATCTTCCACATGTGGCTCCATCCGAACAATCTCACGCACGAGCGCGACGATCGCCGGATGCGGACGATCCTCTCGTATCTCGACCGGAAGCGCGCCGAGACTGATCTCACGATCGAGACGATCGGCGACGTCGCGCGCCGCGTCGACGTCCCCAGGGGGGTCGATGGAACCGTAAGCCCGGTCAACAGCCAGCCGATGAGCGGCTATTGA
- a CDS encoding Gfo/Idh/MocA family protein yields MRARLFDRRSDSSALTVGVLGVGNIGMVHLQSALAMPDVSVVAAADALSENRDRAERAGVPRTYDDYVDLLESETIDAAIVALPPFLHADAVSHAADAGVDVFVEKPLARSTEEADEMLAAADRGGIAVGVDHTLRYQTDMRGVRRAYEEGRVGHVPYASMTRLNDSPLGRPPAEDDPPAWPHDPDAAGGGSLFELGIHCFDLLEWIFGDLEVRDAATGHSLDVPVEDAATVLLRSPATETMITLHCGSYQWEELPEVNTRLRLEGITGSISNDQFLPENFYASAARAALENVAKRFTGEEPDVFAPTFYLEAHYDALADFCDAIRANERPPIGGADGRRALELAEAAYDCVRTDETETELSEVMP; encoded by the coding sequence ATGAGAGCACGACTTTTCGACCGGCGTTCCGACTCCAGCGCGCTCACCGTCGGCGTGCTGGGGGTCGGGAACATCGGCATGGTCCACCTGCAATCGGCGCTCGCGATGCCGGACGTCTCGGTCGTCGCCGCCGCCGACGCTCTGTCGGAAAATCGGGACCGCGCGGAGCGCGCCGGGGTTCCGCGAACGTACGACGATTACGTCGATCTCCTCGAGAGCGAGACGATCGACGCGGCGATCGTGGCGTTGCCGCCGTTCCTCCACGCCGACGCCGTCAGCCACGCCGCCGACGCCGGCGTCGACGTCTTCGTCGAGAAGCCGCTCGCTCGCTCGACCGAGGAGGCGGACGAGATGCTCGCGGCCGCCGATCGCGGGGGGATCGCTGTCGGCGTCGACCATACCCTCCGCTACCAGACCGATATGCGCGGCGTCCGGCGGGCCTACGAGGAGGGTCGCGTCGGCCACGTTCCCTACGCCTCGATGACGCGTCTCAACGACAGCCCGCTCGGTCGGCCGCCCGCCGAGGACGACCCGCCCGCCTGGCCCCACGACCCCGACGCCGCGGGCGGCGGGTCCCTGTTCGAACTCGGCATTCACTGCTTCGACCTCCTTGAGTGGATCTTCGGCGACCTCGAGGTCCGCGACGCGGCGACGGGCCACTCGCTCGACGTGCCGGTCGAGGACGCGGCCACCGTCCTCCTGCGATCGCCGGCGACGGAGACCATGATCACCCTCCACTGTGGCTCCTACCAGTGGGAGGAACTCCCCGAGGTGAATACCCGCCTCCGCCTCGAGGGGATTACGGGGTCGATCAGCAACGACCAGTTCCTCCCCGAGAACTTCTATGCGAGTGCCGCTCGCGCCGCCCTCGAAAACGTCGCGAAGCGATTCACCGGCGAGGAGCCGGACGTTTTCGCCCCGACGTTCTACCTCGAGGCGCACTACGACGCGCTGGCGGACTTCTGTGACGCGATCCGTGCGAACGAACGCCCGCCGATCGGCGGCGCGGACGGACGACGGGCGCTCGAACTGGCGGAGGCGGCCTACGACTGCGTGAGGACGGACGAGACGGAGACGGAACTGTCGGAGGTGATGCCGTGA
- a CDS encoding NAD-dependent epimerase/dehydratase family protein produces the protein MMGTKTAAVTGATGFLGTHLCDRLLADGWTVRGLSRATSDRERREDVEWYVGDLFDEGTLRSLVDGADVVFHLAGVGLWSAGPETVERVNRDGTRAVVEACGACDTGRLVFTSTAGTRRPKTEGEVADETDVAEPIGAYQSAKAAAEDLVDEYAATGDAVTVHPTSIFGPGDDAFTAQLIAMGYESTMPARLPGGLSIVGVDDVVDGLLAAAANGVSGEHYILGGENLSYDRAVSRIAEYTGGSPARVRVPATAIHAAGPVAEAARAVGDRHVFPFDREMARLATRRLFYTSRKAHEDLGYTYRPIEAHLPATMEWYRSELQ, from the coding sequence ATGATGGGAACGAAGACCGCGGCCGTCACCGGCGCGACCGGCTTTCTGGGCACCCACCTCTGCGATCGACTGCTCGCGGACGGCTGGACGGTCCGGGGCCTCAGCCGGGCCACCTCCGACCGGGAGCGACGCGAAGACGTCGAGTGGTACGTCGGCGACCTGTTCGACGAGGGTACGCTTCGATCGCTCGTCGACGGGGCCGACGTCGTCTTCCACCTCGCGGGCGTCGGACTCTGGAGCGCCGGCCCGGAGACGGTCGAGCGCGTCAACCGGGACGGGACGCGGGCCGTCGTCGAGGCCTGTGGGGCATGTGACACTGGTCGACTCGTTTTCACGAGCACCGCCGGGACGCGCCGCCCGAAGACCGAGGGTGAGGTCGCCGACGAGACCGACGTCGCCGAACCGATCGGGGCCTACCAGTCCGCGAAGGCGGCGGCGGAGGATCTCGTCGACGAGTACGCCGCGACTGGCGACGCCGTGACCGTCCATCCGACGTCGATATTCGGTCCCGGCGACGACGCGTTCACGGCCCAGTTGATCGCGATGGGGTACGAGTCGACGATGCCCGCGCGCCTTCCGGGGGGCCTCAGCATCGTCGGCGTCGACGACGTCGTCGACGGCCTGCTCGCGGCCGCCGCGAACGGGGTGTCCGGGGAGCACTACATCCTCGGCGGTGAGAATTTGAGCTACGATCGGGCCGTCTCGCGAATCGCCGAGTACACCGGCGGCTCCCCCGCCCGCGTTCGGGTTCCCGCGACGGCGATCCACGCCGCCGGTCCGGTCGCCGAAGCCGCACGGGCCGTCGGCGATCGACACGTGTTCCCGTTCGATCGGGAGATGGCACGGCTCGCCACGCGACGGCTCTTTTACACCTCCCGGAAGGCCCACGAGGACCTGGGCTACACCTACCGGCCGATCGAGGCGCACCTGCCGGCGACGATGGAGTGGTACCGATCGGAACTGCAGTAG
- a CDS encoding glycosyltransferase, which translates to MNVLHLTAKENSPPFRTQVRALEKRGIDCTTISVPGAVTADTSRSVLDYVRFHPTVLSESFGSYDLVHANYGLTAPFALAQPNLPVVLSLWGTDLDGELGWLSKLCAKRCDATIVMSERMKRELGQDSHVIPHGIDVDLFEPMPQSEAIDRLGWDPDAKHVLFPYKAEREVKNYPRAERIVEAVRDDVSNPVRLQTARDVPHERMPRYMNAADCLLLTSDREGSPNVVKEAMACNLPVVSVDVGDVRERLDGVSPSEVCRTDAELRRALATVLDRGTRSNGRELADRISTDRMAARIHEVYRDVCAGQPSAERDRSNRLTSHP; encoded by the coding sequence ATGAACGTTTTGCATCTCACGGCCAAGGAGAACTCGCCACCGTTCAGAACGCAGGTACGAGCGCTCGAGAAGCGCGGTATCGACTGTACGACGATCTCCGTCCCCGGTGCGGTGACGGCGGATACGAGTCGATCGGTCCTCGATTACGTTCGGTTTCACCCGACGGTGCTTTCGGAATCGTTCGGTTCGTACGATCTCGTGCACGCGAACTACGGGCTGACGGCACCGTTCGCGCTCGCGCAACCGAACCTCCCGGTCGTGCTGTCGCTGTGGGGGACCGACCTCGACGGTGAACTCGGCTGGCTAAGCAAACTGTGTGCGAAACGCTGTGACGCAACGATCGTCATGTCCGAGAGAATGAAGCGTGAACTGGGGCAGGACAGTCACGTCATCCCGCACGGGATCGACGTGGACCTGTTCGAACCGATGCCCCAGTCCGAGGCGATCGATCGCCTCGGCTGGGACCCGGACGCGAAACACGTGCTCTTCCCGTACAAGGCCGAACGTGAGGTGAAAAACTATCCCCGGGCGGAACGGATCGTCGAGGCGGTTCGCGACGACGTCTCGAACCCAGTCCGTCTCCAGACGGCCCGTGACGTCCCACACGAGCGGATGCCACGCTACATGAACGCCGCGGACTGTCTCCTGCTCACGTCCGATCGCGAGGGATCGCCGAACGTCGTCAAGGAGGCGATGGCGTGTAACCTCCCGGTCGTCTCCGTCGACGTCGGCGACGTCCGTGAGCGTCTCGACGGCGTCTCACCCTCGGAAGTCTGTCGTACCGACGCCGAACTCCGGCGCGCGCTCGCCACCGTTCTCGACCGGGGAACGCGATCGAACGGCCGTGAACTGGCCGATAGAATCAGCACGGACCGGATGGCAGCCCGGATCCACGAGGTCTACCGGGACGTCTGTGCCGGGCAGCCGTCGGCCGAACGGGATCGATCGAATCGGTTGACAAGTCACCCGTAG
- a CDS encoding CARDB domain-containing protein has protein sequence MTQRIITAITTLAVVAALVVSATVGAGSVTANTAPPIDDEYAVVQGDECIPIEPLGFGHQTTEEYYDYRTPENVTETIRSGTTYSSHGTTQFQEDDTSILFLHESADGLSLVMVHDQYDGSSDGGAATFQISNLPEEGEWVVEDDNYSDGETEWDHRETSSRISWAWSANRTDGAAFNGGLDDEFDIEIYPSFNEQATLSGVYDGEVSDWEVISGPEHDTERHSLNMDRPIRITSESCSSYTVTDLDYDDTVAPGETTEVEATIQNEGSSNETYPVRFTLDGETVAEKEISLEAGESTTVSTSLELDERGTYTIGVVDESAEITVGDEGGGDDDELPGFGVTAAALAAILAALVARYRS, from the coding sequence ATGACACAGCGAATCATCACGGCCATCACTACGCTCGCCGTCGTCGCCGCGCTCGTGGTCAGTGCGACGGTTGGCGCCGGAAGCGTTACGGCGAATACCGCACCCCCGATCGACGACGAGTACGCGGTCGTGCAAGGAGACGAGTGTATCCCGATCGAACCGCTCGGGTTCGGCCACCAGACGACCGAGGAGTACTACGACTATCGAACGCCGGAGAACGTGACGGAGACGATACGTAGCGGGACGACGTACAGTTCCCACGGAACGACACAATTCCAGGAGGACGATACGAGTATCCTCTTCCTGCACGAGAGCGCCGACGGGCTCAGTCTCGTGATGGTTCACGATCAGTACGATGGTAGTTCCGATGGTGGTGCGGCGACGTTCCAGATCAGCAACCTCCCCGAAGAAGGCGAGTGGGTCGTCGAGGACGACAACTACAGTGACGGCGAAACCGAGTGGGACCACCGCGAGACGTCGAGTCGGATCTCCTGGGCGTGGTCCGCGAACCGGACCGACGGCGCCGCGTTCAACGGCGGCCTGGACGACGAGTTCGACATCGAGATCTACCCTTCGTTCAACGAACAGGCCACCCTGTCCGGCGTCTACGACGGCGAGGTGAGCGACTGGGAAGTGATCTCCGGCCCCGAACACGATACCGAACGCCACTCGCTGAACATGGACCGGCCGATCAGGATCACGTCCGAGAGCTGTAGTTCGTACACGGTCACGGATCTCGACTACGACGACACGGTCGCGCCCGGCGAGACGACCGAGGTCGAGGCGACCATACAGAACGAGGGGTCCAGCAACGAGACGTACCCCGTTCGGTTCACGCTCGACGGCGAAACCGTCGCCGAGAAAGAAATCTCGCTGGAGGCAGGTGAATCGACCACGGTGTCGACGTCACTCGAACTCGACGAGCGCGGTACCTATACGATCGGCGTCGTCGACGAGTCTGCCGAGATAACAGTGGGAGACGAGGGCGGAGGCGACGACGACGAACTCCCCGGCTTCGGTGTCACGGCAGCTGCACTCGCCGCGATACTCGCGGCGCTCGTCGCACGATACCGATCGTAG
- a CDS encoding DUF1616 domain-containing protein, translating to MKDVLTKPFAALQRRGRQLLGGVPGDLLVVAGFVLVAMVVLGVGSVSSSLVRAAIAGPLLFFVPGYVLVSLCFPRSTPVTATATDRPTLFVQTRSIDDAGRVALSFGTSFALLPLLGLVVASTPWGVTDGTVLGVIGGLALVGTCLAIGRRLAVPSVDRYHVGFARRFDAARAAIFETRSPVHTAINVAIVLSMILAVTTVGYALVAPQQGEEYTNLQLLTEDESGELVAGGYPDEISPGESIPLVIAVENQEQEEMNYTVVVQEQRIEDGDVVERTELRRIDYVLTDGGTGYGEREITPVAENGTVRISVQVYQDDVPETPTQEDAYRHTYFWTAVTDGSDGATDDGADDTDDGADE from the coding sequence ATGAAAGACGTCTTGACCAAACCGTTCGCAGCCCTGCAGCGACGCGGCCGACAGCTTCTGGGCGGTGTCCCGGGTGACCTGCTGGTCGTCGCGGGGTTCGTCCTCGTCGCAATGGTCGTGCTGGGAGTCGGGAGCGTCTCGTCCTCGCTCGTGCGGGCAGCGATCGCCGGGCCACTGCTGTTTTTCGTCCCGGGGTACGTCCTCGTCTCGCTGTGTTTCCCGCGATCGACGCCCGTCACGGCGACGGCTACCGATCGGCCGACGCTGTTCGTACAGACCCGGTCGATCGACGACGCCGGGCGCGTCGCCCTGTCGTTCGGGACGAGTTTTGCTCTCCTGCCCCTGCTGGGACTGGTAGTCGCGTCCACGCCGTGGGGGGTGACCGACGGAACCGTCCTCGGAGTGATCGGCGGCCTCGCGCTGGTCGGCACCTGTCTCGCGATCGGCCGCCGGTTGGCCGTGCCATCCGTCGATCGATACCACGTGGGGTTCGCTCGTCGATTCGACGCCGCTCGCGCGGCGATATTCGAGACCCGATCGCCGGTCCACACCGCCATCAACGTCGCGATCGTGCTCAGCATGATCCTCGCGGTAACGACTGTGGGCTACGCACTGGTTGCTCCCCAGCAGGGCGAGGAGTACACGAACCTGCAACTGCTCACGGAGGACGAGTCGGGCGAACTCGTCGCTGGCGGGTATCCCGACGAGATCAGCCCCGGTGAGTCGATCCCGCTCGTCATCGCGGTCGAGAACCAGGAACAGGAGGAGATGAACTACACCGTCGTCGTCCAGGAACAGCGCATCGAGGACGGCGACGTCGTCGAACGCACGGAGTTACGCCGGATCGACTACGTCCTCACTGACGGTGGGACCGGGTACGGCGAGCGGGAGATCACCCCGGTCGCGGAGAACGGAACAGTCCGAATCTCGGTGCAGGTCTACCAGGACGACGTCCCCGAGACGCCGACGCAGGAGGACGCCTATCGTCACACGTACTTCTGGACGGCGGTGACAGATGGGAGCGACGGAGCTACCGACGACGGAGCAGACGATACCGACGACGGAGCGGACGAATGA